In Nicotiana tabacum cultivar K326 chromosome 17, ASM71507v2, whole genome shotgun sequence, one DNA window encodes the following:
- the LOC142171985 gene encoding uncharacterized protein LOC142171985, with protein MKRNFPTTSKVPKSSSTSQDLSNLEERANELVQHQQSERVNLSSLEVDPGERLAIRKYHPNDHDAIRRKYLQRGPFQPREHKFPQRIFYGKLRLFNPQWFDEYDRLEYSITKDAAFCVYCYLFQDECINQGGGDVFSSVGFTSWNKKDRFDTHIGRPNSIHNQSRRKGDDLMRQKQSI; from the coding sequence ATGAAGAGGAACTTTCCTACAACTTCCAAAGTTCCAAAATCAAGTTCAACATCTCAAGATTTATCTAACTTGGAAGAAAGAGCTAATGAGTTGGTACAACATCAACAAAGCGAAAGAGTTAATTTAAGCTCCTTAGAGGTTGATCCAGGGGAAAGATTAGCAATTCGAAAATATCACCCAAATGACCATGATGCAATAAGAAGAAAGTATCTTCAAAGAGGTCCTTTCCAACCTCGAGAGCACAAATTTCCTCAAAGAATTTTTTATGGTAAATTGCGTCTCTTTAATCCTCAATGGTTTGATGAGTATGATCGATTGGAATATAGCATAACAAAAGATGCAGCTTTTTGCGtatattgttatttatttcaaGATGAATGCATCAATCAAGGGGGAGGAGATGTATTTTCAAGTGTAGGATTTACAAGTTGGAACAAGAAGGATAGATTTGATACGCATATTGGTAGACCAAATAGTATTCATAATCAGTCAAGAAGGAAAGGTGATGATTTGATGAGACAAAAACAATCTATTTAA
- the LOC107816243 gene encoding uncharacterized protein LOC107816243 → MVGSSFKRRDELRESQAEEIEEALRKGELETVRGLNQELGLGRAGDTRWGSHYKSFNNFILMFGPITDVLDAIDVNARFEEKCKANGYVKACLTFEIAFMLYFMRTVLAITNGLNVAFQKNEQDIANVVILVRVAKDRLQLLKEDGWASLIDEVSKFCIKYDILIPNFDEPYMILGRSRRRVAEYYSILHHYRVVVFCKTID, encoded by the coding sequence ATGGTGGGATCTTCTTTCAAGCGTAGAGATGAACTTCGTGAATCCCAAGCGGAAGAAATTGAAGAAGCATTACGTAAAGGTGAGCTTGAAACTGTGAGGGGGTTAAATCAAGAATTAGGTCTTGGTAGGGCTGGTGATACTCGATGGGGATCTCACTACAAATCCTTTAACAATTTTATTCTTATGTTTGGCCCTATCACTGATGTACTTGATGCTATTGATGTTAATGCACGTTTTGAAGAAAAGTGTAAGGCGAACGGATATGTTAAAGCATGTTTAACATTTGAGATTGccttcatgttgtattttatgCGTACTGTTTTAGCAATTACAAATGGGCTTAATGTTGCCTTTCAAAAGAATGAGCAAGATATTGCAAATGTTGTGATACTTGTTAGAGTGGCAAAGGATCGGTTGCAACTACTGAAAGAGGACGGTTGGGCTTCACTTATTGATGAAGTATCTAAGTTTTGTATcaaatatgatatattgatacCTAACTTTGATGAGCCTTATATGATCCTTGGAAGATCACGTCGTAGAGTTGCAGAGTACTACTCTATTTTACATCACTATCGTGTTGTAGTGTTTTGTAAAactattgattga
- the LOC107816242 gene encoding uncharacterized protein LOC107816242 — translation MRCELLLGVACLNPVNSFSSFDIEKILRLAELYPDDFDKYSIVDLRFKLENYIVDVRDHDKRFSDFTGLGNLSKKLVETKKHGTYPLMFWLVKFALLLPVATATVERAFCVVWCLI, via the coding sequence ATGAGGTGTGAATTGCTTCTTGGAGTTGCTTGCTTGAACCCGGTTAactctttttcaagttttgacatTGAAAAGATATTAAGATTGGCTGAGCTATATCCTGATGATTTTGATAAATATTCTATAGTTGACCTTCGTTTTAAGCTTGAGAATTACATTGTTGATGTTCGGGATCATGACAAAAGGTTTTCTGATTTTACGGGACTTGGTAATCTTTCCAAGAAACTAGTAGAAACAAAGAAGCATGGGACTTATCCTCTTATGTTCTGGCTAGTGAAATTTGCTTTACTTTTGCCGGTTGCTACGGCTACGGTTGAAAGAGCTTTCTGTGTTGTTTGGTGCCTTATATAG
- the LOC107816248 gene encoding thioredoxin H2, with product MGSYLSSLLGGGAAEAAEAESGSSSEPSRVIAFHSSNRWQLHFNSSKQLNKLIVVDFAATWCGPCKMMEPVVNAMSAKYTDVDFVKIDVDELSDVAKEFGVQAMPTFLLLKQGKEVERVVGAKKDELEKKILKHREAPKFAA from the exons ATGGGGTCGTATCTTTCAAGTTTGCTCGGCGGAGGCGCGGCAGAAGCGGCAGAGGCAGAATCAGGATCGTCGTCAGAACCGTCGCGTGTGATTGCTTTTCATTCTTCCAATCGGTGGCAACTTCACTTCAATTCCTCAAAGCAATTAAATAAACTG ATAGTAGTGGATTTTGCGGCTACATGGTGTGGGCCCTGCAAGATGATGGAGCCGGTTGTTAACGCCATGTCTGCCAAGTATACCGACGTTGACTTCGTCAAAATTGACGTCGATGAGCTCTCA GATGTAGCAAAAGAGTTTGGAGTGCAAGCTATGCCAACATTTTTGCTGCTGAAGCAAGGAAAAGAAGTAGAGAGAGTGGTTGGGGCTAAGAAAGATGAGCTCGAGAAGAAGATTCTCAAGCACAGAGAAGCTCCTAAATTTGCTGCCTAG
- the LOC107816249 gene encoding uncharacterized protein LOC107816249, producing MLRRLLSQASTQRRSLFGTSASLSWCRQFSSSPPLTSQSPNSTSVEHLEDTEASPTVPSAAISIDRSGLYNPPEHSHEPSSDSELVKHLKSVIKFRGGPISVAEYMEEVLTNPKAGFYINRDVFGTEGDFITSPEVSQMFGEMVGVWAMCLWEQMGQPKKLNLVELGPGRGTLIADLLRGSSKFRNFTDSLQIHMVECSPTLRKLQYQNLKCINKNDADGDAEEQIISRLTGTSVSWHATLEQVPAGVPTIIIAHEFYDALPVHQFQRASRGWCEKMVDVSENSMFQFVLSAQPTPTTLYLLKRFKWAENEEIAKLEQVELCPKAMDLTLEIAKRIGSDGGGALIIDYGLNGIVSDSLQAIRKHEFVNILDNPGTADLSAYVDFAAIRHSAEEASDDVSVHGPMTQSQFLGSLGINFRVEALLENCTDEQADSLRTGYWRLVGEGEAPFWEGPEEQAPIGMGTRYLAMAIVNKKQGAPVPFQ from the exons ATGTTAAGGAGATTACTGTCTCAGGCTTCAACTCAGCGTCGTTCGCTGTTTGGTACTTCTGCCTCACTCTCATGGTGTCGtcaattttcttcttctcctccatTAACCTCCCAATCTCCTAATAGTACTTCTGTCGAACACTTGGAGGACACGGAAGCTAGTCCCACGGTCCCCTCTGCAGCAATCTCCATCGACCGCTCCGGCTTATATAATCCTCCTG AGCATTCACATGAACCGTCTTCGGATTCCGAGCTTGTTAAGCATCTTAAGAGCGTCATCAAG TTCAGAGGCGGGCCTATATCAGTTGCTGAATATATGGAGGAAGTTTTGACTAACCCGAAGGCAGGGTTCTATATCAATCGCGATGTGTTTGGCACAGAAGGTGATTTTATTACCTCTCCTGAAGTTAGCCAGATGTTTGGAGAG atggTTGGTGTTTGGGCGATGTGTCTTTGGGAGCAAATGGGGCAGCCAAAAAAATTAAATCTTGTTGAGCTGGGACCAGGACGAGGAACTCTTATCGCTGATCTTCTACGA GGTTCATCGAAATTTAGGAACTTCACAGACTCTTTGCAGATACACATGGTTGAATGTAGTCCTACTCTACGGAAGCTCCAATATCAGAACTTGAAGTGTATAAACAAGAATGACGCAGATGGAGATGCGGAGGAACAGATAATTAGCAGGTTGACTGGGACCAGTGTATCATGGCATGCCACCTTGGAGCAGGTCCCGGCAGGAG TACCTACAATCATCATTGCCCATGAATTTTATGATGCGTTACCTGTTCATCAATTTCAG AGAGCATCTCGAGGCTGGTGTGAGAAAATGGTTGATGTTTCTGAAAATTCAAT GTTTCAGTTTGTTTTATCTGCACAGCCTACCCCTACAACTCTATATCTTCTGAAGCGCTTCAAATGGGCTGAGAATGAAGAAATAGCCAAGCTTGAACAAGTTGAGTTATGCCCCAAAGCAATGGATTTGACTCTAGAAATTGCTAAAAGAATTGGCTCAGATGGTGGTGGGGCTCTCATTATTGATTATGGGCTAAATGGAATAGTCTCAGACAGCCTTCAG GCTATCCGGAAACATGAATTTGTCAATATACTGGATAATCCTGGAACTGCTGATCTTAGTGCTTATGTTGACTTTGCTGCCATCAGGCACTCTGCAGAGGAAGCTTCAG ATGATGTGTCTGTGCATGGCCCAATGACTCAGTCTCAGTTTCTTGGTTCACTTGGAATCAATTTTCGAGTTGAGGCATTGCTGGAGAACTGCACAGATGAACAAGCTGATTCTTTAAGAACAGGTTATTGGCGTTTGGTGGGTGAAGGCGAGGCTCCATTCTGGGAGGGTCCTGAGGAGCAGGCTCCTATTGGAATGGGCACCAGATATTTAGCAATGGCTATTGTGAATAAGAAGCAAGGAGCACCTGTTCCATTTCAATGA